One segment of Cyanobacteria bacterium GSL.Bin1 DNA contains the following:
- a CDS encoding mRNA-degrading endonuclease, with protein sequence MYIPARGDFVHLNLNPRTGREQSGKRFALVMSPQEFNCISSLAFVCPITSKVKGFPFEVKIVNNPGRIYGVVLVHHLRSIRHLHNSNNMVRLKQNLCGVR encoded by the coding sequence ATGTATATTCCTGCTCGTGGTGACTTTGTTCATCTTAACCTTAACCCTCGCACAGGACGCGAGCAATCTGGAAAGCGTTTTGCGCTTGTTATGTCTCCTCAAGAATTTAATTGCATTTCTTCTCTTGCTTTCGTTTGTCCGATCACCAGTAAAGTCAAAGGATTTCCTTTTGAAGTCAAGATTGTCAATAATCCAGGGCGGATTTATGGTGTGGTTTTAGTTCATCATCTCCGAAGCATTAGACATCTCCATAATAGCAATAACATGGTAAGATTGAAACAAAATTTGTGTGGTGTGCGATGA
- a CDS encoding AbrB/MazE/SpoVT family DNA-binding domain-containing protein, whose translation MTTSIKKWGNSLAVRIPQAIAQQAHLEEGSNVSFSISEEGLIVLIPQHKKKYTLDELLEGVTPEDFEGEFDWGDPVGEEIW comes from the coding sequence ATGACTACATCAATTAAAAAATGGGGAAATAGCCTTGCGGTAAGGATTCCACAAGCAATCGCGCAACAAGCTCACCTTGAAGAAGGATCTAATGTTTCTTTCAGCATTTCTGAAGAAGGATTGATTGTCCTCATTCCACAGCACAAGAAGAAATATACCTTAGATGAATTACTTGAAGGTGTCACGCCCGAAGATTTTGAAGGGGAATTTGACTGGGGAGATCCCGTGGGTGAGGAAATTTGGTAA
- the sbcC gene encoding exonuclease subunit SbcC codes for MIPKQLTLSNFLSYQQATLDFNGLHTACICGANGAGKSSLLEAITWALWGKTRTASDEDVINSSAQEVQVDFRFQCNGDTYRILRRRRRGQSASLELQVQHNHQFQSLTAKGVKATQKQINDLLKLDYDTFINSAYLRQGRADEFMLRSPTERKKVLAELLKLDQYQTLSEEAKDISRKLKGQSEQLEQSLAPTEKELAQKKTIEESLATVEANYQQLQATYESDQAELQKLQTLDYQRQAKQQQIDWYNQQHQTLNEECKKLQQQQEKLQRNLSELTQLLEQESEINQAYQTYLDLQKEQETLSQKFQIYQDLNQRYQQLKEQQQQKINEFKLQQQRLDSELENLQTQEAAAQKILQQADDINQAVTKLNAARERLKELDQLQQEVSPLMQRRQTLQLEIDREAERRKARLEQIETNQQELQQELAQFPVREAEYNSIQEKLDQLKKKQNYSQRLQEKRQQQQEVQARLQQTEKTYEKQLEDLVKKLELLQNPEASCPLCERPLDEEHKQRVTDKTQQEYQAIETEKATIWEDLAKSKRELDQYVQEYEAISQELAEYDQLVSRSGQLESYFDEVCDLHEKISNFNREKREIQVVLEQQTYAEEYQIELQNLEQRLTEINYDEKTHAIAREKVDNLRYADRKAEQLADARKEVEKINQRQPELEQSRNEIQEKIAETETSFREELQRIEQEIEELGYTRSRHTEVINQVQAAQNSQLKYQQLQQAKVEFPNKQQELTELNDRLQNREKEKTESQQQLDTLNEEIKTISDVRTEIKHLEQKTQQHRQQLDSYLSEKGKLEQRLHYLEELKTKYQNSKEQLKTLKRKEAVYKELSQAFGKNGIQALMIENVLPQLEAQTNQILSRLTGNQLHVQFLTQKAGKGRSKKQTKLIDTLDIIIADAHGTRAYETYSGGEGFRINFAIRLALAKLLAQRAGTALQLLIVDEGFGTQDNQGCERLIAAINAIAPDFCCILAVTHMPQFKEAFQHRIEVTKTVQGSQITVSS; via the coding sequence ATGATTCCCAAGCAACTGACTCTTTCCAATTTTCTCAGTTATCAACAAGCAACCTTAGACTTTAACGGACTGCATACCGCTTGTATTTGTGGGGCAAATGGTGCCGGAAAATCCTCGCTTCTCGAAGCCATCACTTGGGCATTATGGGGAAAGACGCGCACCGCTTCTGATGAAGATGTGATTAATTCTAGCGCTCAAGAAGTACAGGTGGACTTTCGCTTTCAATGTAATGGGGATACTTATCGCATTTTGCGTCGTCGTCGCCGAGGACAAAGTGCATCTTTAGAACTGCAAGTTCAACACAATCATCAATTTCAATCGTTAACTGCAAAAGGGGTTAAAGCGACACAAAAGCAAATTAATGATTTACTGAAATTAGACTATGATACCTTCATTAATTCAGCATACTTACGTCAAGGACGTGCCGATGAATTTATGCTGCGTTCTCCTACAGAACGGAAGAAAGTCCTCGCCGAATTATTAAAACTGGATCAATATCAAACGTTATCGGAAGAAGCGAAAGATATTTCCCGAAAATTGAAAGGACAAAGCGAACAGTTAGAACAAAGTTTAGCCCCAACGGAAAAAGAGTTAGCCCAAAAAAAGACCATTGAGGAATCTTTAGCAACCGTTGAAGCCAATTATCAACAGTTACAAGCAACTTACGAAAGCGATCAAGCAGAACTACAAAAGTTACAAACTTTAGATTACCAAAGGCAAGCCAAGCAGCAACAAATCGACTGGTATAACCAACAGCATCAAACTCTTAATGAAGAGTGCAAAAAACTCCAACAGCAGCAAGAAAAACTTCAGCGAAATCTCTCTGAACTGACGCAACTGTTAGAACAAGAATCAGAAATTAATCAAGCGTACCAAACTTATCTCGATCTGCAAAAAGAACAAGAAACGCTCTCTCAAAAGTTTCAAATTTATCAAGATTTAAATCAAAGGTATCAACAGCTTAAAGAACAGCAACAACAGAAAATTAATGAATTTAAACTCCAGCAACAACGCCTAGACAGTGAATTAGAAAACTTACAAACCCAAGAAGCAGCTGCCCAAAAAATTCTCCAGCAAGCCGATGACATTAATCAAGCAGTAACCAAACTCAATGCAGCCCGTGAACGCCTCAAAGAACTGGATCAACTGCAACAAGAAGTTTCTCCATTAATGCAACGCCGTCAAACGCTACAATTAGAAATTGACCGCGAAGCAGAACGAAGAAAAGCCCGTTTAGAACAAATTGAAACCAACCAACAAGAATTACAGCAAGAATTAGCCCAATTTCCAGTACGAGAAGCAGAATATAATTCCATTCAAGAAAAGTTGGATCAGCTTAAGAAAAAGCAGAATTATTCCCAACGTTTGCAAGAAAAACGACAACAGCAACAAGAAGTGCAAGCGAGACTGCAGCAAACAGAAAAAACTTATGAAAAACAGTTAGAAGATTTAGTTAAAAAATTAGAATTATTGCAAAATCCAGAAGCGAGTTGCCCCTTGTGTGAACGCCCCCTTGATGAAGAACATAAGCAACGGGTTACGGATAAAACCCAACAAGAGTATCAAGCGATTGAAACCGAAAAAGCAACAATTTGGGAAGATTTAGCGAAATCAAAGCGCGAATTGGATCAATATGTCCAAGAATATGAAGCAATCAGCCAAGAATTAGCCGAATATGATCAGTTAGTCTCTCGCAGTGGACAACTAGAATCTTACTTTGATGAGGTGTGCGATCTCCATGAAAAAATCTCAAATTTTAATCGGGAAAAACGAGAAATTCAAGTTGTATTAGAACAACAAACTTATGCAGAAGAGTATCAAATTGAATTACAAAACTTAGAACAGCGCTTAACCGAGATTAATTACGATGAAAAGACGCACGCGATCGCGCGAGAAAAGGTGGATAATTTACGCTACGCAGATCGTAAAGCCGAACAACTGGCAGACGCCAGAAAAGAAGTAGAAAAGATTAACCAGCGCCAACCCGAGTTAGAACAATCTCGAAATGAAATCCAAGAAAAAATAGCAGAAACCGAAACCAGTTTTAGGGAAGAACTGCAAAGGATTGAACAAGAAATCGAAGAGTTAGGCTATACGCGATCGCGCCATACTGAAGTCATTAATCAAGTGCAAGCAGCACAAAATAGTCAACTAAAATATCAGCAACTGCAACAAGCTAAAGTAGAGTTCCCGAACAAACAGCAAGAATTAACTGAACTAAACGACCGTCTCCAGAATCGAGAAAAAGAGAAAACCGAATCTCAGCAGCAACTTGATACTTTAAATGAAGAAATCAAAACGATTAGCGATGTTCGCACTGAAATTAAACACTTAGAACAGAAAACGCAGCAACACCGTCAACAGCTAGATAGTTACTTATCGGAAAAAGGCAAACTAGAACAACGACTGCATTATCTTGAGGAATTAAAAACCAAATATCAAAACTCTAAAGAACAACTCAAAACCCTCAAGCGGAAAGAAGCTGTTTATAAAGAACTCTCGCAAGCCTTTGGTAAAAATGGCATTCAAGCCTTAATGATTGAAAATGTTTTACCGCAACTCGAAGCCCAAACCAATCAAATTCTTAGCCGTTTAACCGGAAACCAATTGCATGTTCAATTCCTTACCCAAAAAGCCGGAAAAGGACGATCCAAAAAGCAAACCAAACTCATTGATACCCTCGATATTATTATCGCTGATGCTCATGGAACTAGGGCGTATGAAACTTATTCCGGTGGAGAAGGCTTTCGCATTAATTTTGCGATTCGTCTCGCCTTAGCCAAACTGTTAGCGCAACGGGCGGGAACCGCTTTACAATTACTCATTGTAGATGAAGGGTTTGGAACCCAAGATAACCAAGGTTGTGAACGTTTAATTGCAGCTATCAACGCGATCGCGCCTGACTTTTGTTGTATTCTTGCCGTCACGCATATGCCTCAGTTTAAAGAAGCCTTCCAGCACCGCATTGAAGTAACGAAAACAGTTCAAGGATCGCAAATTACCGTTTCTTCATAG
- a CDS encoding glutamyl-tRNA reductase, producing the protein MNIVVVGLSHKTAPVAVREKLSIQDHAIEGAIAHLCQLPHIEEISILSTCNRLEIYAVITDAEQGVHEITQFLSERSAYPISQLRRHLFILLHQDALRHLMRVAAGLDSLVLGEGQILSQVKHAHKLAQKHQGIGRLLDRLFKQALSAGKRVRSNTNLGTGAMSISSAAVELAQRKVDNLESYHCTIIGAGKMARLLVQHLIAKGATNIAIVNRSPKRAADLAQQFTEVELQLHPLEEMMTVISESHLVFTSTAASEPILDRAKLEQHLDPERRLLLFDISVPLNIASDVKELEHLHSYNVDDLKQVVAKNTASRRQMAQEAEALLDEEVESFEVWWRSLETVPTISCLREKVETIREQELEKALSRLGTEFAEKHQEVIEALTRGIVNKILHEPMVELRAQQDIEMRRRTVQSLQRLFNLDPEEQYG; encoded by the coding sequence ATGAACATTGTAGTTGTCGGTTTAAGCCACAAAACTGCCCCAGTGGCGGTGCGAGAAAAATTAAGTATTCAAGATCATGCGATTGAAGGCGCGATCGCGCACTTGTGTCAACTGCCTCACATTGAGGAGATTTCGATCCTCAGCACTTGCAATCGTTTAGAAATTTATGCCGTCATCACTGATGCCGAACAAGGGGTTCACGAAATTACTCAGTTCCTTTCCGAACGCAGTGCTTACCCCATCTCTCAACTGCGACGCCATCTGTTTATCCTCCTCCATCAAGATGCCCTGCGTCATCTGATGCGAGTGGCAGCAGGATTAGACAGCTTAGTGTTAGGGGAAGGACAAATTCTGTCTCAGGTCAAACACGCCCACAAACTAGCGCAAAAGCATCAAGGTATTGGCAGATTGCTCGATCGACTCTTCAAACAAGCCCTCTCGGCTGGCAAACGAGTGCGCAGTAATACGAATTTAGGAACGGGTGCGATGTCCATTAGTTCTGCTGCAGTCGAACTTGCTCAAAGGAAAGTAGATAATTTAGAAAGTTACCACTGCACAATTATTGGTGCGGGAAAAATGGCACGGTTATTAGTGCAACATCTCATCGCCAAAGGGGCGACCAACATTGCCATTGTGAATCGGTCTCCAAAACGGGCGGCAGATCTGGCCCAACAATTTACTGAGGTGGAACTGCAACTGCATCCCCTTGAAGAAATGATGACGGTAATTAGTGAATCTCACCTCGTCTTTACGAGTACCGCAGCCAGTGAACCAATTTTAGATCGTGCGAAATTAGAACAACATCTCGACCCCGAACGTCGCCTCTTACTGTTTGACATTTCTGTTCCCCTCAACATTGCCAGTGATGTTAAAGAATTAGAACATTTGCATAGTTACAATGTGGACGACTTGAAACAAGTGGTGGCAAAAAATACCGCGAGTCGTCGGCAAATGGCGCAAGAAGCCGAAGCATTGCTAGATGAAGAAGTCGAATCGTTTGAAGTGTGGTGGCGTTCCCTCGAAACCGTTCCCACCATTAGCTGTCTGCGGGAAAAAGTGGAAACCATCCGCGAACAAGAATTAGAAAAAGCCCTCTCTCGTCTCGGAACTGAGTTTGCAGAAAAACATCAAGAAGTGATTGAAGCCCTCACTCGCGGGATTGTCAATAAAATTCTCCACGAACCGATGGTAGAACTCCGGGCACAACAAGATATTGAAATGCGTCGTCGTACTGTGCAGTCTCTGCAACGGTTGTTCAATCTTGATCCCGAAGAACAATACGGTTAA
- a CDS encoding Uma2 family endonuclease: MVTLQLQQLDIPLGQRLLLRDINWHEFEAILTELGEHRATRIAYYQGILEIRMPTPEHEVDQELISDLIKILLEELEIDCECFGSTTFKQKTMGSGIEPDQCFYIQNHWQMRGKRRVDLTIDPPPDLALEIDVTSKTQLDAYVALGVRELWIYDGGELKLYVLQSDQYQLVSTSPTFSQLPLPNLVKELLEKSRKLGRSPALKALRKKIQQRNDSADLNL, from the coding sequence ATGGTGACTCTCCAACTTCAGCAACTCGACATTCCCCTTGGTCAACGATTATTGCTTCGAGATATTAATTGGCATGAGTTTGAAGCGATTCTAACCGAACTGGGAGAACATCGTGCCACCCGCATTGCATACTATCAAGGAATTTTAGAAATCAGGATGCCTACCCCAGAACATGAGGTTGATCAAGAACTAATTAGCGATCTGATTAAAATCCTGTTAGAAGAATTAGAAATAGACTGCGAATGCTTTGGTTCCACTACATTTAAGCAAAAAACGATGGGTAGTGGCATTGAACCAGACCAGTGTTTTTACATTCAGAATCATTGGCAAATGCGTGGGAAACGTCGCGTTGATCTCACGATTGATCCACCGCCAGATTTAGCTTTGGAAATTGATGTTACCTCAAAAACCCAACTTGATGCCTATGTAGCACTAGGGGTTAGGGAATTATGGATTTATGACGGTGGCGAACTAAAACTGTATGTTTTGCAATCTGACCAATATCAACTCGTTTCTACGAGTCCAACCTTTTCCCAGCTACCGCTTCCCAATCTCGTCAAAGAACTCTTGGAAAAAAGTCGAAAATTAGGTAGAAGTCCAGCCCTCAAAGCGTTACGCAAAAAAATTCAACAAAGGAACGACTCAGCCGATCTCAATCTCTGA
- a CDS encoding cob(I)yrinic acid a,c-diamide adenosyltransferase, whose product MSRDGIGIRTAQEMAEREVGQIHVYDGEGKGKSQAALGVVLRSIGLGIHSRSTNRVLLLRFLKGTERVYDEDAAIAALQKGFPHLIDQVRTGRAEYFGRDEITPFDEQEAIRGWNIAKGAIASGLYSIVVLDELNPVLDLGLLAEAEVVETLKNKPQPLEMIVTGRAAPQSILDVANLHSEMKPHAATDAALEGIEIYTGDGKGKSTSALGKALLAIGRGIDQDQSHRVLIVQWLKGGTGYTEDAAIAALKASYPKLIDHIRCGRDAIVWRGKQQPEDYEEAERGWNIALDAIESGTYKTIILDELNPTVDLELLSAEPVVKALSAKPDGTQVIITGRCFNRHPFFDLASVYSEMVCHKHYVYDGVELRRGVDY is encoded by the coding sequence ATGAGTAGAGATGGGATCGGAATTCGCACGGCACAGGAAATGGCGGAACGCGAAGTGGGACAAATTCATGTTTATGACGGAGAAGGAAAAGGGAAATCTCAGGCGGCTTTGGGCGTGGTCTTACGTTCCATTGGTCTAGGAATTCACTCCCGAAGCACAAATCGGGTGCTGTTACTGCGATTTCTGAAAGGAACCGAACGGGTTTATGATGAAGATGCGGCGATCGCTGCTCTGCAAAAAGGCTTTCCCCATCTGATTGACCAAGTGCGCACCGGACGCGCTGAATATTTCGGTAGGGATGAGATTACGCCCTTTGATGAACAAGAAGCCATCCGCGGTTGGAATATTGCCAAAGGCGCGATCGCGTCAGGACTCTATTCCATTGTTGTCCTCGATGAACTGAATCCGGTTTTAGATTTAGGACTCCTTGCGGAAGCAGAGGTGGTAGAGACCCTCAAAAATAAGCCTCAACCCTTAGAAATGATTGTTACCGGTCGCGCTGCCCCTCAATCTATTTTAGACGTTGCTAACCTCCACTCGGAAATGAAGCCTCATGCTGCTACGGATGCGGCGTTAGAAGGGATTGAAATTTACACCGGAGATGGCAAGGGAAAATCCACCAGTGCCTTGGGTAAGGCTTTACTGGCGATTGGACGAGGGATTGATCAAGACCAATCCCATCGAGTGTTGATTGTGCAATGGCTGAAAGGGGGAACGGGCTACACCGAAGATGCGGCGATCGCGGCGTTGAAAGCTAGTTATCCGAAACTGATTGACCATATCCGTTGTGGTCGCGATGCCATTGTCTGGCGGGGAAAACAGCAACCGGAAGATTATGAAGAAGCCGAACGCGGTTGGAATATTGCCCTTGACGCGATTGAGTCGGGTACCTATAAAACCATTATCCTCGATGAATTAAATCCCACAGTTGACTTGGAATTATTGTCCGCAGAACCAGTTGTCAAAGCCTTATCGGCAAAACCGGATGGGACACAAGTCATTATTACGGGACGTTGCTTCAATCGCCATCCCTTCTTTGATCTCGCTAGTGTCTATTCCGAAATGGTCTGTCATAAACACTATGTCTATGATGGGGTTGAGTTGAGGCGTGGCGTTGATTATTAG
- a CDS encoding LL-diaminopimelate aminotransferase encodes MVKINENYLKLKAGYLFPEIARRVNTFAEANPDAQIIKLGIGDVTEPLPQACCDAMAKAVDEMRDRATFQGYGPEQGFAWLREKIATHDYQSRGCDISADEIFISDGSKCDTGNILDILSEKNTIAVTDPVYPVYVDTNVMAGHTGPANEEGKYEGLTYIPITAENNFTAKIPTDQDIDLIYLCFPNNPTGAVATKEHLQAWVDYANAVNALILFDAAYEAYITDPSLPHSIYEVEGAKNCAIEFRSFSKNAGFTGTRCALTVVPKNLKTQASDGSEVQLWQLWNRRHSTKFNGVSYIVQRGAEAVYSEQGQAEVKGLINFYLENAQIIRDKLTAAGLTVYGGIHAPYIWVKAPAGLSSWDLFDKLLYSAHIVGTPGSGFGAAGEGYFRISAFNSRENVNEAMRRITENLKV; translated from the coding sequence ATGGTCAAAATTAACGAAAACTACCTCAAACTGAAAGCGGGTTATCTCTTCCCGGAAATTGCCCGTCGTGTGAATACCTTTGCTGAAGCCAACCCCGATGCGCAAATCATTAAACTGGGGATTGGCGATGTGACTGAACCCTTACCCCAAGCCTGTTGTGATGCCATGGCAAAGGCAGTGGATGAAATGCGCGATCGCGCCACCTTCCAAGGGTATGGACCGGAACAAGGGTTTGCCTGGTTACGGGAAAAAATTGCCACTCACGACTACCAAAGTCGCGGTTGTGACATTTCTGCCGATGAAATTTTTATCTCCGATGGCTCAAAATGTGACACAGGGAACATTTTAGATATTCTGAGCGAAAAGAATACTATTGCGGTAACCGACCCCGTTTATCCGGTTTATGTGGATACCAATGTCATGGCAGGACATACAGGACCGGCGAATGAAGAGGGCAAGTATGAAGGGCTAACCTACATTCCCATTACTGCTGAAAATAACTTTACGGCAAAAATTCCCACGGATCAAGACATCGATTTAATTTACTTGTGCTTTCCTAATAATCCCACCGGTGCTGTCGCCACTAAAGAACATTTACAAGCCTGGGTAGATTATGCCAATGCCGTGAATGCGCTCATTTTATTTGATGCCGCTTACGAAGCCTATATTACTGACCCCAGTCTTCCCCACTCCATTTACGAAGTGGAAGGGGCAAAAAATTGCGCGATCGAGTTTCGCTCTTTCTCGAAAAATGCCGGATTTACTGGCACGCGCTGCGCCTTGACGGTCGTTCCCAAAAATCTAAAAACCCAAGCCTCAGACGGATCAGAGGTGCAATTGTGGCAACTTTGGAATCGCCGCCATTCCACGAAATTTAATGGCGTCTCCTATATTGTCCAACGCGGTGCAGAAGCAGTTTATTCCGAACAAGGTCAAGCCGAAGTCAAAGGTTTGATCAACTTCTACTTAGAAAATGCTCAAATTATCCGTGACAAACTCACTGCTGCCGGTTTAACCGTCTATGGTGGCATCCATGCCCCTTACATTTGGGTCAAAGCTCCAGCAGGACTTTCGAGTTGGGACTTATTTGATAAGTTATTATATTCAGCCCATATTGTCGGTACCCCTGGTTCTGGCTTTGGTGCGGCCGGAGAAGGCTATTTCCGAATTTCCGCCTTCAATAGCCGAGAAAATGTCAATGAAGCGATGAGACGCATTACTGAAAATTTAAAGGTTTAA
- a CDS encoding ATP-grasp domain-containing protein, translating to MSKNVFVVGADAFNCQQLKHIPGAEEFNFHNLLTFDEVKGGGHYPPFDELLEQAEEQLQHFSGSIDAIIGYWDFPVTSMVPLLCANHGLPAPSVEAEMKCDHKFWSRLEQHAVVPEHTPAFGAINPFADDPLASIKLDYPFWLKPIKGTDSLLAFKVCNRKDFDHALSQIREEIIHIARPFNQLLAHVKLPPEVATVDGYHCIVEALMTGHQCTIEGHVYQGEVHTHGIIDSINYPGRSSFFRYQYPSRLPKRVKEEMMRSSQRLMKHIGYDNGAFNIEYFYDPRHEHLMILEINPRISQSHSVMFQMVDGVSNHQIALELALGRQPNFPRRQGEYGCAAKFHVRRFENAYVTKVPTKEEIKKVQEQVPGVEIDLIVRGGMLLSELIEQDSYSYDLAHVHIDARDQKELLAKYHQVLELLPLELEISTAKEKTAHVS from the coding sequence ATGTCTAAGAATGTCTTCGTTGTTGGCGCCGATGCGTTCAATTGCCAGCAGTTGAAACATATTCCCGGCGCAGAGGAGTTTAATTTTCATAATCTGCTTACTTTTGACGAAGTGAAAGGTGGGGGTCATTACCCTCCCTTTGATGAATTATTGGAGCAGGCAGAGGAGCAGTTACAACATTTTTCCGGTTCAATCGATGCCATTATAGGTTACTGGGATTTTCCAGTGACTTCCATGGTACCACTGCTATGTGCTAATCATGGGCTGCCAGCCCCTTCAGTCGAAGCGGAAATGAAATGTGACCATAAGTTCTGGAGTCGTCTGGAACAGCACGCTGTAGTGCCAGAACATACACCGGCTTTCGGTGCAATCAATCCGTTTGCTGATGATCCGTTGGCTAGTATCAAACTAGATTACCCATTTTGGCTAAAGCCGATTAAAGGTACAGATTCTTTACTAGCTTTCAAAGTTTGCAATCGTAAAGATTTTGATCATGCTCTGTCCCAAATTCGGGAGGAGATTATACACATTGCTCGTCCGTTCAATCAGCTTTTGGCTCACGTAAAGTTACCGCCTGAAGTAGCAACTGTCGATGGCTATCACTGTATTGTTGAAGCGTTAATGACAGGACACCAATGCACGATTGAAGGACATGTCTATCAGGGAGAAGTTCATACCCACGGTATTATTGATTCCATCAACTACCCCGGTCGTTCCTCATTTTTCCGTTATCAATATCCTTCACGTTTACCCAAACGCGTGAAAGAGGAAATGATGAGATCATCTCAGCGTCTGATGAAACATATTGGTTATGATAACGGGGCATTCAACATTGAATATTTTTATGACCCTCGCCACGAACACTTAATGATTCTGGAAATCAATCCTCGCATTTCCCAGTCTCATAGCGTGATGTTTCAGATGGTAGATGGTGTTTCTAATCATCAAATTGCTTTGGAGCTAGCACTGGGACGCCAACCCAATTTCCCACGCCGTCAAGGGGAATACGGCTGTGCTGCCAAGTTCCATGTCCGTCGCTTTGAGAATGCCTATGTCACCAAAGTTCCAACAAAAGAAGAAATCAAGAAAGTACAGGAACAGGTTCCTGGTGTAGAAATTGATCTGATTGTGCGTGGAGGGATGCTACTTTCCGAGTTAATCGAGCAAGATAGCTACAGCTATGACCTAGCCCACGTTCATATTGATGCACGAGATCAAAAAGAGTTGCTAGCAAAATATCACCAGGTACTTGAGCTACTCCCTCTAGAATTAGAAATTTCCACAGCAAAGGAGAAAACAGCACACGTTTCCTAG
- a CDS encoding PIN domain-containing protein yields the protein MPVNIFLDTNIIIYGYSEDEPDKQQCAVQSLQAGTPWISTQVLNETINTLRRKFQLDYAQIEAVVEELTQQLKVAIVSTTTIQNALAIAERYQYSYFDSLIIASALEMECDYLYSEDLQAGQKINNQLTLVNPFVDFTTS from the coding sequence ATGCCCGTTAACATTTTTCTCGATACCAATATCATTATCTATGGATATTCTGAAGATGAACCTGACAAACAACAATGTGCCGTTCAATCTCTGCAAGCGGGAACGCCTTGGATTAGTACCCAAGTTCTGAATGAAACCATCAACACCTTACGGCGCAAATTTCAACTCGATTATGCTCAAATTGAAGCTGTGGTTGAGGAACTAACCCAACAGCTTAAAGTAGCGATTGTCTCCACCACTACTATCCAAAATGCTCTCGCGATCGCTGAAAGATATCAATACAGTTACTTTGACAGCTTAATTATTGCCAGTGCTCTTGAGATGGAATGTGATTATCTTTATAGTGAAGACCTTCAAGCCGGGCAAAAGATCAATAATCAATTAACGCTGGTTAATCCTTTTGTTGATTTCACCACCTCCTGA
- a CDS encoding HAD-IA family hydrolase yields the protein MTLKAVLFDFNGVIINDESLHQSLIEEILLGENLRPDAQEHNELCLGRSDRACLAAILERRGRVVSEEYLEKLLAQKAQKYQESLEAADNLPIYQGVEAFIRDLWGAGLVLGLVTGARRDNVEYVLDRLKIREAFAVVLTSDDITQSKPDPQGYLTAVEKLNEQYSDLNLTPEQCIVIEDTPSGIEAGKRAQMQVVGVANTYPFHMLQRQANWTVDYLQELELERVKQQLADVKIGN from the coding sequence ATGACTTTGAAAGCTGTATTATTCGATTTTAACGGCGTAATTATTAACGACGAGTCCCTTCATCAAAGCTTGATTGAAGAGATTTTGTTAGGGGAAAACTTACGTCCCGATGCCCAAGAACATAATGAACTTTGTTTGGGGCGCAGCGATCGCGCTTGTCTAGCTGCCATTTTAGAGCGTCGCGGTCGGGTTGTGAGTGAGGAGTATTTAGAAAAACTCTTGGCGCAAAAAGCCCAGAAATATCAAGAGTCTCTAGAGGCAGCAGACAATTTGCCGATTTATCAAGGGGTGGAAGCGTTTATTCGCGACTTATGGGGAGCGGGTTTAGTCCTCGGATTAGTCACCGGCGCACGTCGAGACAATGTTGAATATGTTTTAGATCGCCTTAAAATTCGGGAAGCCTTTGCTGTTGTCTTAACTAGCGACGACATCACCCAAAGTAAACCCGACCCACAAGGTTACTTAACCGCCGTCGAAAAATTAAACGAACAGTACTCTGACTTAAATCTAACCCCGGAGCAATGTATCGTCATTGAAGATACGCCCAGTGGGATTGAAGCCGGAAAACGAGCGCAGATGCAGGTGGTTGGCGTCGCCAATACTTATCCGTTTCATATGTTGCAACGGCAAGCCAACTGGACGGTGGACTATTTGCAAGAACTGGAACTCGAACGGGTGAAGCAACAACTGGCAGATGTTAAGATCGGTAACTGA